The window CGAATTAGAAAAAATCCTCTTTTCGAAATATCAACATTTTGCATCAAACGTTCAGGTTCAGAAAGCAGAACTACTTAAGAACACACaggaaataaaaaaagcaatagacaaacatggagaagacttgcacagagaaatagacaccattatacagaagctgaaatctGATCTTGATGAAATGGACGCCAAACACATGGCTGTCTTAaacaaacaggaagatgaaatcacacTCACCATTTCTAAAATCACACAGAACATTGCGGATCTGAAGAAGTTACTagactccaatgatgtcagccgtgtctctgcctacaaatccaggaatgcAGAGTTCaaaagattgcctcctaaactcacagtttctttactATACTTCACCCCTCAGACAATTAACCCAGAACAACTTTACCAACAATTTGGGTCCCTGTCAGCATTCTCCATGACAACAGAGGAACATGGCTTCACCATGGAAACCTCAGAAGCTGGATCCTCTCCTCTCAAACCAATGCTTGACGAGCCACGGATCATCTTCACCATACATACCCACTACAGAGGCATACATAAATGGCTATGCGGTGTTACTTGTCACAGTGATGAAGAGATTTGGACGTGTGGATACGATTTTAAAATCATGAGTCTCTACAACCTCCAGGGGAAACTACTGAAGTCAATCCAAACCAAATCAGATAACTCGCCAGaagacatagcagtgacaaggagtggagACCTTGTTTATACTGATAGACAAAATAGAACGTGGAACACAGTTAAGAGTACACGTGTACAGACAATGACCAGACTACAGGGGTGGACACCTCGTTGTGTTTGTAAAACCTCCTCCTATGAACTTTTAATTGGCATGGACAGTGATGATGATAAAGAGACAAAAGTTGTGCgatactctggctccacagagaaacaaagtattcagtacgatgacaaaggacaacctctctattcatctggtgactataaatacatcagtgagaacaggaacctagatatctgtgtgtccgACCATAAAGCccatgcagtagtggtggtcaaccaggccgggaaactccggtttacctacactggtcctccctctactaccaagggatcATTTACTCCACGTGGTATCACAACGGACAACCAGGGTCTGATCCTTACTGCAGATTGCGACAaccaccgtatccacatcctggatcaggacggacagttcctccgctataTTGACAGCTGTCAATTACAGAACCCAGTCGATTTATGCGTGGACACCATAGACAACCTCTATGTTGCTGAGAACaacacaggtaaagtgaagaaaatacaatattacagGTAAACAAATGATGAGGACAAGTCATGTGTTAACACACTGTGAGCATTAAAATACACTAAATAAAAATAGGTTTACATTTTATGTACCTGTTAGAAAACTGTTtctatacattgtatgtataatgtTCAGGCAAACTGTGctttaaatgtaataaaaagcgatgtatatcatatgaaatttatgttttaaaatagtgtgTTTTTCAAACACTGTGAATTTTATGTAATATAATTGGTTAAGTAATGAATATTAGTTCTATGTATGTTATACtttacgagggttgtcccaaaataacgtagacaggacacataatttataatctgttcactgcaatttcattagacttctatgttttcttcaatgaccctttggcaaacTGTTACGAAATTGTGTCGAACGGTTTTATATATATCACTTACAGCTACCATGTTTATCCATTAATCGTTGTTATTTATTATCATGTTTGAATGTGTTGTCATCCGTTCGTCCCATATCAATTGTTGATATGcatactttgtatctttttcacgatattgtcatttaaatgcATGTTTTATCATCGAGTCCGAATGGCCTCGATCCTCCATTGTATGTTTGCAATCATTTATCACATTTTATCATTGAACATATGTATGTCTTCGCTTGCATCATTGTTATAGTATAACAGCTACTTGTACTTATCGTATTTTGTAGATTAAATCCCATATCTTAGTAGAAATAACTCATATTCTATCCAAGAACTTCACCGCGTGCACTTTCCCCGGTCTGTTTACGCCGGAAGTGGCGTAGGGTCGTTTCGGTTCAGCTATTGGCTAATTGAGGTTACCTAGGGGTACGTAAGGGTATATATACCCCCTATCTTCTGCTAATTAGACAGACACATATTTAATA is drawn from Crassostrea angulata isolate pt1a10 chromosome 5, ASM2561291v2, whole genome shotgun sequence and contains these coding sequences:
- the LOC128182892 gene encoding E3 ubiquitin-protein ligase TRIM71-like; the protein is MDPRHSAQDLVRCNMCDASDPLLHCDFCEINLCKACVGEHVIDSTKKHQMVLYKERGSSPSYPYCCEHTKDQCKHWCEQCDIAVCAQCICSPNHRRHIFLDILTFTERKKDHIQKDFHELEKILFSKYQHFASNVQVQKAELLKNTQEIKKAIDKHGEDLHREIDTIIQKLKSDLDEMDAKHMAVLNKQEDEITLTISKITQNIADLKKLLDSNDVSRVSAYKSRNAEFKRLPPKLTVSLLYFTPQTINPEQLYQQFGSLSAFSMTTEEHGFTMETSEAGSSPLKPMLDEPRIIFTIHTHYRGIHKWLCGVTCHSDEEIWTCGYDFKIMSLYNLQGKLLKSIQTKSDNSPEDIAVTRSGDLVYTDRQNRTWNTVKSTRVQTMTRLQGWTPRCVCKTSSYELLIGMDSDDDKETKVVRYSGSTEKQSIQYDDKGQPLYSSGDYKYISENRNLDICVSDHKAHAVVVVNQAGKLRFTYTGPPSTTKGSFTPRGITTDNQGLILTADCDNHRIHILDQDGQFLRYIDSCQLQNPVDLCVDTIDNLYVAENNTGKVKKIQYYR